Proteins found in one Acidobacteriota bacterium genomic segment:
- a CDS encoding riboflavin synthase has protein sequence MFTGLIALTGEFKGYRGGRKELLCSAPPLPGRLEIGDSLSVNGVCLSLLSREDGLLAFNLSRETLEKTTLGHLRIGERLNLEPPLTLKDPLGGHLVTGHIDAVGKVLKSVPRPPGKRLSVSFPAAIRPFFIPKGSVAVNGVSLTVASLGPSSFDAELIPLTLQGSNMGLLRPGDTVNIECDIIGKYVYNFARKP, from the coding sequence ATGTTCACAGGCCTCATCGCTCTGACCGGTGAATTCAAAGGTTACCGAGGCGGCCGGAAGGAGCTTCTCTGTTCCGCCCCGCCGCTTCCGGGCCGGCTGGAAATCGGCGACAGCCTGTCCGTCAACGGCGTCTGTCTCAGCCTTTTGAGCCGGGAGGACGGCCTGTTGGCCTTCAATCTCTCCCGGGAGACCCTGGAAAAAACAACGCTCGGACATCTCCGCATCGGAGAACGCCTGAACCTGGAGCCGCCCTTGACCCTGAAGGACCCTCTCGGCGGACATCTGGTGACCGGTCATATCGACGCCGTCGGTAAAGTCCTGAAATCGGTCCCGCGGCCGCCGGGGAAACGGCTGTCGGTGTCGTTCCCGGCCGCGATCCGTCCGTTTTTCATCCCCAAGGGATCGGTCGCGGTCAACGGCGTCAGCCTGACCGTGGCCTCTCTTGGGCCGTCCTCATTCGATGCCGAGTTGATCCCCCTGACTCTTCAGGGCTCGAACATGGGGCTGCTGAGGCCCGGTGACACCGTGAACATCGAATGTGACATCATCGGCAAATACGTGTATAATTTCGCCCGAAAACCATGA
- the ribD gene encoding bifunctional diaminohydroxyphosphoribosylaminopyrimidine deaminase/5-amino-6-(5-phosphoribosylamino)uracil reductase RibD yields MSRRTDRAFMDMAYGLAAKAAGLTSPNPAVGAVVVRRGVIVGWGYHARAGSPHAEIVALEKAGRRAKGATLYVTLEPCVHWGKTPPCAEAVLAAEPARVVISARDPNPVVHNRGIARLREAGLDVSVGILEERNRRLNESAVKFITRKMPFVTLKAAVSLDGKLASRRLDARWISSAASREYAHLLREDNDAVLIGAGTLIADDPLLTVRHPFRKGKAVIRVILDSKLRFPPSARILSTLDEGPVLIVAGEGASRRKADLLRRKGAKVVVLPSPQGRPDLQSVLGELARRDIAALLVEGGRDIHTAFLERGLADKILLVVAPLLLGGRDAPGLFEGRGAPRIADGIRLTEPRFFSIGEDLVLEGYPSCSQASSL; encoded by the coding sequence ATGAGCAGGCGGACGGATCGCGCTTTCATGGACATGGCCTACGGACTGGCCGCCAAAGCCGCGGGTCTCACGAGTCCCAATCCGGCCGTGGGCGCCGTCGTCGTCCGCCGCGGCGTCATCGTCGGCTGGGGATATCACGCCCGGGCCGGAAGCCCGCACGCGGAAATCGTCGCTTTGGAAAAAGCCGGGCGGCGGGCGAAAGGGGCGACGCTCTATGTGACGCTCGAACCGTGCGTTCATTGGGGAAAAACGCCGCCCTGCGCGGAGGCCGTTTTGGCGGCCGAACCGGCCCGTGTCGTGATCTCCGCCCGCGATCCCAACCCCGTCGTCCACAACAGGGGTATCGCCCGGCTCCGGGAAGCCGGTCTTGACGTCTCCGTCGGGATCCTGGAAGAAAGAAACCGGAGGCTCAACGAAAGCGCCGTCAAATTCATCACCCGGAAAATGCCGTTTGTCACCCTGAAAGCCGCCGTGTCTCTCGACGGAAAACTGGCCTCGCGGAGACTCGACGCCCGCTGGATCTCCTCGGCCGCTTCGCGGGAATATGCCCATCTCCTGAGAGAGGACAACGATGCCGTCCTGATCGGCGCCGGCACCCTGATCGCGGACGATCCTCTCCTGACCGTCCGCCACCCCTTCCGCAAAGGCAAGGCCGTGATCCGGGTCATTCTCGATTCAAAACTCAGATTTCCGCCGTCCGCCCGCATCCTTTCGACGCTCGACGAGGGACCGGTTCTGATCGTCGCCGGTGAAGGCGCCTCCCGGCGCAAGGCGGATCTCCTTCGCCGCAAGGGGGCCAAAGTGGTTGTCTTACCTTCGCCGCAGGGACGACCGGACCTTCAATCCGTTCTCGGCGAACTCGCCCGGAGAGACATTGCGGCTCTCCTCGTCGAAGGCGGACGGGACATTCATACCGCTTTTCTGGAAAGGGGTCTGGCCGACAAAATACTTCTGGTGGTCGCCCCCCTTCTCCTCGGCGGCCGGGACGCTCCGGGTCTTTTCGAAGGCCGGGGCGCCCCCCGCATCGCCGACGGCATTCGGCTCACCGAACCCCGGTTTTTCTCCATCGGGGAAGACCTCGTCCTGGAAGGATATCCGTCATGTTCACAGGCCTCATCGCTCTGA
- the ftsY gene encoding signal recognition particle-docking protein FtsY — MITDLSEGLFRTRRIFRRLGDLFRSGKKREDILEELFELLVLADVGIPTTEKLLDGLRAQCGKDDPPEVLRDILKKDLAAMLDGKSSEFAADSGRAVVLMVGANGGGKTTTLAKLARRAAGRGSRVLMAAADTFRAAACEQLQLWGKKLGIPVVSGRRDADPASIVFDAVRTYRDDGYDLLLIDTAGRLHTNKNLMGELEKIRRVTSREIPEEPRESLLILDAAVGRNALAQAREFLSFSGLTGVVLTKLDGTAKGGSVLAVADELGLPIKFVGLGESEADLAEFSPADYIEALFS; from the coding sequence GTGATCACCGATCTATCCGAAGGTCTCTTTCGAACCCGGCGGATCTTTCGCCGGCTGGGGGACCTGTTCCGCAGCGGAAAAAAAAGAGAGGACATTCTTGAGGAGTTGTTCGAACTCCTGGTCCTGGCCGACGTGGGCATCCCGACGACGGAAAAGCTCCTTGACGGTCTCCGGGCCCAATGCGGAAAGGACGACCCGCCGGAAGTCCTGCGGGACATTCTCAAGAAAGATCTGGCCGCGATGCTGGACGGGAAAAGCTCGGAATTCGCCGCCGACTCCGGACGCGCCGTCGTTTTGATGGTCGGCGCCAACGGGGGCGGCAAAACGACGACTCTGGCCAAACTGGCCCGGCGGGCCGCAGGCCGGGGGAGCCGGGTCCTGATGGCGGCGGCCGACACCTTCCGGGCCGCGGCCTGCGAACAGCTTCAACTGTGGGGAAAAAAACTCGGCATTCCCGTTGTCTCCGGCCGCCGGGACGCCGATCCCGCCTCTATCGTCTTCGACGCCGTCCGGACTTACCGGGACGACGGCTACGACCTTCTTCTCATCGACACCGCCGGCCGCCTTCATACCAACAAGAATCTCATGGGCGAACTCGAAAAAATCCGCCGGGTGACATCCCGGGAAATCCCCGAAGAACCGCGGGAATCCCTGCTCATCCTCGATGCCGCGGTCGGTCGCAATGCCCTGGCTCAGGCCCGGGAATTCCTGTCCTTTTCCGGCCTGACCGGCGTCGTGCTCACCAAGCTCGACGGCACGGCGAAAGGGGGAAGCGTCCTGGCCGTCGCCGACGAACTCGGCCTGCCCATCAAATTCGTGGGCCTCGGGGAAAGCGAGGCCGACCTGGCCGAGTTTTCTCCCGCCGATTACATCGAGGCCCTGTTTTCATGA
- the recJ gene encoding single-stranded-DNA-specific exonuclease RecJ, translated as MNDTIWHLCEPHPAAAGLASALGLPPEIARILTNRGIETVEAARTFLYGGLEDLHDPFLMKGMEAAVARIRRATARGEKILIFGDYDADGVLSTVMLHKALRTLGADVDYYIPDRLEDGYGIKDHHADILPGRGAKLVISVDCGIKAVGFTARAGAGGVDVIITDHHYPGSDLPDAVAVLNPVLSESGYPDKALAGVGVVFKLIQALLITEGREASLPHYMKLVSIGTVADVARLIGENRLFVRHGLKALEDVANPGLKRLMDVCGLQNRAVQASDLGFRLGPRINAAGRMGQTDLAVKLFFAETDGEARDLVARLEALNTKRQGTEEKIFREAREMVEARGLDQRYKCLILGCETWHKGVIGIVASKIKETFHRPVILFSYEDGRAVGSGRSISDFALIDLLDACAPLFQSYGGHKLAVGCTLARENMTALREAVNALAEEKISGEDLKRKLRIDAGLDFEAITPEFMEHFERLNPFGPGNPKPLFLTRGAEIMSEPRTMRGRHMKFLARRNGRFFEAVGWDKADWAARLARGRTVDLVYSVAVSEYLGETKTTLTIEDIRP; from the coding sequence ATGAACGATACGATCTGGCATCTCTGCGAACCCCACCCGGCCGCGGCCGGGCTGGCCTCCGCCCTGGGTCTGCCGCCGGAGATCGCCCGCATTCTGACCAACCGCGGGATTGAAACCGTCGAAGCCGCCCGGACCTTTCTCTACGGAGGGCTTGAGGATCTTCACGACCCCTTCCTCATGAAGGGCATGGAGGCCGCCGTGGCCAGGATCCGCCGAGCAACGGCCCGGGGCGAGAAAATCCTCATTTTCGGCGACTATGACGCCGACGGCGTTCTCTCCACGGTCATGCTGCACAAGGCCCTTCGTACCCTGGGCGCCGATGTCGATTACTATATTCCCGACAGGCTCGAAGACGGCTACGGGATCAAGGACCACCATGCCGACATCCTTCCCGGCCGGGGGGCGAAGCTTGTGATCAGCGTCGATTGCGGAATCAAGGCGGTCGGTTTCACGGCCCGGGCCGGAGCCGGCGGCGTGGACGTCATCATCACGGACCATCACTACCCCGGGAGTGATCTGCCGGACGCCGTGGCCGTTCTCAATCCCGTTCTGTCCGAATCGGGCTACCCCGACAAGGCTTTGGCCGGAGTCGGTGTGGTCTTCAAGCTCATCCAGGCTCTCCTCATCACCGAGGGGCGCGAGGCGTCTCTGCCGCACTACATGAAACTCGTCTCGATCGGCACCGTGGCCGATGTCGCCCGTCTGATCGGGGAAAACCGGCTGTTCGTCAGACACGGCCTGAAAGCGCTGGAGGATGTCGCCAACCCGGGTCTCAAACGGTTGATGGACGTCTGCGGTCTGCAAAACCGGGCGGTCCAGGCCTCCGATCTGGGATTCCGGCTCGGACCGAGAATCAATGCCGCCGGACGCATGGGGCAAACGGATCTTGCGGTCAAGCTCTTTTTCGCCGAGACGGACGGGGAAGCCCGGGATCTTGTCGCCCGGCTGGAAGCGCTCAACACGAAGCGGCAGGGGACGGAGGAAAAAATCTTCCGGGAGGCCCGGGAGATGGTCGAAGCCCGCGGCCTCGACCAACGGTACAAGTGTCTGATCCTGGGCTGCGAGACCTGGCACAAGGGCGTCATCGGGATCGTGGCCTCCAAAATCAAGGAGACCTTTCATCGTCCGGTCATCCTGTTTTCCTACGAAGACGGCCGGGCCGTCGGGTCCGGCCGGAGCATTTCGGATTTCGCGCTCATCGATCTTCTCGACGCCTGCGCCCCGCTGTTTCAGTCATACGGCGGCCACAAGCTGGCCGTGGGATGCACGCTGGCCCGGGAGAACATGACCGCTCTTCGGGAGGCCGTGAACGCCCTGGCCGAGGAGAAAATTTCCGGCGAGGATCTCAAGAGAAAGCTCCGAATCGACGCCGGCCTGGATTTCGAGGCCATCACCCCGGAATTCATGGAGCATTTCGAACGTCTGAATCCGTTCGGCCCGGGGAATCCCAAACCGCTGTTTTTGACACGGGGAGCGGAGATCATGAGCGAGCCGCGGACGATGCGCGGCCGGCATATGAAGTTTCTGGCCCGGCGCAACGGCCGGTTTTTTGAAGCCGTGGGTTGGGACAAGGCCGACTGGGCGGCCCGTCTCGCCCGGGGACGCACCGTCGACCTGGTCTATTCCGTGGCCGTTTCCGAATACCTCGGCGAAACCAAAACCACCTTGACGATCGAGGATATCCGGCCTTGA
- a CDS encoding LptA/OstA family protein: MKNVRRAAIAAFLILFAAIIFRLVTARPGDPGSGEIPLPPEGGRLERKIGARHSEFSGGRESFRTRADSVYAGEDGLQHLEGNVEIIDFGRTGGRKIVISAGHVALDEDRTRFDLLENVSVREKDIVIEAPGFKYDRIQEAFHTVLGAAFATGKLKGTSRSLRYAIGSGELELEGDLRVESRAEASRDIPLTITGDRLFYHRDSGTGEVTGAPVLERGGSRAEGGRLMFILSGDRENLETAVFEGGVKAVFQGPDFGAGAYRIEADEARTVLYPETLVSTHFEARGNSRLVIAAPDGGVTRLDSDYSILYFTPEGELKDLAAWPDVRITIDSAGDSEEPRRFSAARVDYNHGHGALVLKKGPGRRPRADSGPLDIEADRIVVHMRTENVEASGEVRLIMRSGESGAPVGFFSGGKPVFITCGRMNTRADDRRFFFRDQVRIWQERESVSASELDILQETGRVVFRGDVHSLLFRKTGDDDDEEERLEMHSDEMVFIPERNLIRYTGAGRLETQSFTLRADSLAVTLAGTGGGMDRVEAEGNVVIDQEARQGRGERAVYERAEATVVLTGHPVLAERDKGETKGDKLTFYLDDGRIAIENIKRDRSTTVIIR, translated from the coding sequence TTGAAAAACGTCCGGCGCGCCGCCATCGCCGCTTTCCTGATCCTGTTTGCGGCGATCATTTTCCGCCTGGTGACGGCCCGGCCCGGAGATCCGGGATCCGGGGAAATTCCCCTTCCTCCCGAAGGCGGACGCCTGGAGAGGAAAATCGGCGCCCGCCATTCCGAATTCAGCGGCGGCCGGGAGTCCTTCAGAACCCGGGCCGACAGCGTCTATGCCGGTGAGGACGGTCTTCAGCACCTGGAGGGAAACGTCGAAATCATCGATTTCGGCCGCACCGGAGGCCGGAAAATCGTCATTTCCGCAGGTCATGTCGCTCTCGACGAAGACCGGACCCGGTTCGATCTTCTCGAAAACGTGAGCGTTCGCGAAAAGGACATCGTGATCGAAGCTCCGGGATTTAAATATGACAGAATCCAGGAGGCCTTTCACACCGTTTTGGGCGCCGCCTTCGCCACCGGAAAACTCAAAGGGACGTCCCGCAGCCTCCGCTACGCCATCGGGTCCGGAGAGCTGGAGCTCGAGGGCGATCTCCGCGTGGAATCCCGGGCTGAGGCCTCCCGGGACATCCCTCTGACCATCACCGGAGACCGGCTGTTTTACCACAGGGACTCCGGAACCGGCGAAGTGACCGGCGCGCCTGTTTTGGAGCGCGGCGGCAGCCGGGCCGAGGGGGGGCGGCTGATGTTCATCTTGTCGGGCGACCGGGAAAATTTGGAAACGGCTGTTTTTGAGGGCGGCGTCAAGGCTGTTTTTCAAGGCCCGGATTTCGGCGCCGGCGCCTATCGTATCGAGGCTGATGAGGCCCGGACGGTTTTGTACCCCGAAACCCTGGTCTCTACACATTTCGAGGCCAGGGGAAACAGCAGGCTGGTCATTGCCGCTCCGGACGGGGGCGTCACGCGCCTGGATTCCGATTATTCCATTCTCTATTTCACGCCCGAAGGGGAACTGAAGGATCTTGCGGCCTGGCCCGACGTCCGGATCACGATCGACTCGGCCGGCGACTCAGAAGAGCCCCGCCGCTTTTCGGCCGCTCGCGTCGATTACAACCATGGGCACGGCGCTCTGGTTTTGAAAAAAGGTCCGGGGCGGAGACCCCGGGCGGATTCGGGGCCTTTGGATATCGAGGCCGATCGAATCGTCGTCCATATGCGCACCGAGAATGTCGAGGCCTCGGGAGAGGTCCGCTTGATCATGCGGTCCGGAGAAAGCGGAGCGCCGGTGGGTTTTTTTTCCGGAGGGAAACCCGTCTTCATCACCTGTGGGCGCATGAACACCCGGGCGGACGATCGGCGGTTTTTCTTCCGCGATCAGGTCCGGATCTGGCAGGAGCGGGAATCCGTCAGCGCCTCGGAACTCGATATCCTTCAGGAGACGGGCCGGGTGGTTTTCCGCGGCGACGTCCACTCCCTGCTCTTTCGCAAGACGGGCGATGACGACGACGAAGAAGAGCGGCTCGAAATGCACTCGGACGAGATGGTCTTCATTCCGGAGAGAAACCTGATCCGATACACGGGGGCGGGCCGTCTGGAAACCCAGTCGTTCACCTTGCGGGCCGACAGCCTGGCCGTGACTCTGGCCGGGACCGGCGGCGGCATGGACCGCGTTGAGGCCGAAGGCAACGTCGTGATCGATCAGGAGGCCCGTCAGGGCCGGGGGGAACGGGCCGTTTATGAAAGAGCGGAGGCCACCGTGGTTCTCACCGGCCATCCCGTCCTGGCCGAGCGGGACAAGGGGGAGACAAAGGGGGACAAATTGACTTTCTATCTGGACGATGGTAGAATCGCCATCGAAAATATCAAGCGCGACAGATCCACCACCGTCATCATCCGATGA
- the lptB gene encoding LPS export ABC transporter ATP-binding protein: MRGSLKAAGLEKSYGRKKVVDGISVEVRRGEIVGLLGPNGAGKTTTFSIMAGLIQGDGGRIDLDGEDITGLPMYVRARKGISLLPQEPSIFRKLTVEGNILAVIEARPDAFRDRPRDPRDILEEFGLARLSRAKAYTLSGGERRRLEIARAMVTSPDFILLDEPFTGIDPLAVLDLQDILKHLKEKRMGILVTDHNVRETLEITDKACIIDKGKMILEGTPRDILSSREVRESYLGSEFRL; the protein is encoded by the coding sequence ATGAGGGGTTCCTTAAAAGCCGCCGGTCTCGAAAAGAGCTACGGCCGCAAAAAAGTCGTCGACGGGATTTCCGTCGAAGTCCGCCGTGGTGAAATCGTCGGCCTGCTCGGCCCCAACGGCGCCGGCAAGACAACAACGTTCTCCATCATGGCCGGTCTCATTCAGGGGGACGGCGGCCGGATTGATCTGGACGGCGAGGATATCACCGGGTTGCCCATGTACGTCCGGGCGAGAAAGGGCATCAGCCTTCTTCCCCAGGAGCCTTCGATTTTCCGCAAGTTGACGGTCGAGGGAAACATCCTGGCCGTGATCGAAGCCCGGCCGGACGCCTTTCGCGACAGACCGCGCGATCCCCGGGACATCCTTGAGGAGTTCGGGCTGGCCCGGCTGTCCCGAGCCAAGGCCTATACGCTGTCCGGAGGAGAACGCCGGCGGCTCGAGATCGCCCGGGCCATGGTCACCTCTCCGGATTTCATCCTCCTCGACGAACCGTTTACGGGAATCGATCCCCTGGCGGTTCTCGATCTTCAGGACATCCTGAAACACCTGAAAGAAAAACGGATGGGCATCCTCGTGACGGACCACAATGTCCGGGAAACCCTGGAAATCACGGACAAGGCCTGCATCATCGACAAGGGAAAAATGATTCTTGAAGGAACCCCCCGGGACATTCTTTCGTCCCGGGAGGTCCGGGAGAGTTATTTGGGCAGCGAATTCCGTCTATAA
- the rpoN gene encoding RNA polymerase factor sigma-54 has protein sequence MLKQRLDQKIVQKLYLAPALQQAIRLLPLTNLELIEIIDQEMSQNPMIELEEDQAPPKDESEDGEIPDQAEMLGDKDSVDDEAFDVGAFFRDYLDEGFRPDFHEDRERVSLENTLARNPSLWDHLNWQASLAFDDPRDLEIARFIIGNIKENGYLAEPVEELAELIRTAPEALDAVRKKILMFDPVGSASLDLKEALLAQMDHLDIDDATARTIVTEHLSLLEKSDYLQLAKVLNLAPGDIKAHIDLIRSLDPAPGLKYAQDRTVSVVPDILVVKEGDDLKIHLNDEGLPRLRLSRFYNAMLSRAGDGDPETLLFLKDKMKKALWFLRSLDQRNRTIAKVAKYIIDKQKDFFDRGVDSIKPLTLMEIAQEIGVHESTVGRVVANKQMSTPLGTFPLKYFFHKSLQGSYGEDVSSLKVKDRIRKIVGSEDKSRPLSDIEIGDILTRENLRVARRTVAKYRKQLKIPPSHIRKRKSYMEG, from the coding sequence ATGTTGAAACAACGGTTGGATCAAAAAATCGTCCAGAAGCTTTATCTGGCGCCCGCTCTTCAGCAGGCCATCCGGCTTCTGCCGTTGACCAACCTGGAACTCATCGAAATCATCGATCAGGAAATGTCCCAGAATCCCATGATCGAACTGGAGGAGGACCAGGCTCCGCCCAAAGACGAAAGTGAGGACGGCGAGATTCCCGATCAGGCGGAAATGTTGGGGGACAAGGATTCCGTCGACGATGAGGCCTTCGATGTCGGAGCGTTTTTTCGGGACTACCTCGACGAGGGCTTCCGGCCGGATTTCCATGAGGACCGGGAGCGTGTTTCGCTGGAAAACACTCTCGCCCGGAATCCCAGTCTGTGGGACCATCTGAATTGGCAGGCCTCTCTGGCTTTCGACGATCCCCGCGATCTCGAAATCGCCCGATTCATCATCGGCAATATCAAGGAAAACGGCTATCTGGCGGAGCCGGTTGAGGAACTGGCCGAACTCATCCGGACGGCTCCCGAGGCCCTCGACGCCGTCCGGAAAAAAATCTTGATGTTCGATCCGGTCGGCTCGGCCAGCCTGGATCTGAAGGAAGCTCTCCTGGCTCAGATGGACCATCTGGACATCGATGATGCCACGGCCCGGACCATTGTGACCGAACACCTTTCCCTGCTGGAAAAATCGGATTATCTCCAATTGGCCAAAGTCCTCAATCTGGCGCCCGGAGACATCAAGGCGCACATCGATCTGATCCGAAGTCTGGATCCGGCGCCCGGCCTGAAATACGCTCAGGATCGGACGGTGAGCGTCGTTCCCGATATCCTGGTCGTCAAGGAAGGCGACGACCTGAAGATTCATCTCAACGACGAAGGGCTGCCCCGGCTGAGACTCAGCCGATTCTACAACGCCATGCTGTCCCGGGCGGGGGACGGCGATCCCGAAACGCTTCTGTTCCTCAAGGACAAGATGAAGAAGGCCCTGTGGTTTCTGAGAAGCCTGGACCAGCGCAACCGGACCATCGCCAAGGTGGCCAAATATATCATCGACAAACAAAAGGACTTTTTCGATCGGGGCGTGGACAGCATCAAGCCCCTGACGCTGATGGAGATCGCCCAGGAGATCGGGGTCCATGAATCCACGGTCGGCCGTGTCGTGGCCAACAAGCAGATGTCGACGCCTCTGGGCACGTTTCCGCTCAAATACTTCTTTCACAAATCCCTTCAGGGGTCCTACGGAGAGGATGTTTCCTCGCTCAAGGTCAAGGATCGGATCCGCAAGATCGTCGGGAGCGAGGACAAGAGCCGTCCGTTGAGCGACATCGAAATTGGTGATATATTGACCCGTGAGAATCTTCGCGTCGCCCGGAGAACGGTGGCCAAGTACCGGAAACAACTGAAAATTCCGCCGTCGCACATTCGAAAACGAAAGTCATATATGGAGGGTTGA
- the raiA gene encoding ribosome-associated translation inhibitor RaiA, whose protein sequence is MNVNFTARQSDLTPDIKAYCQKRLEGMRRLRFSVLEVDVILTVRKNRHIAEVNLKTKGGSIVVEEETSDMMDSLNLAFDALEKKIKKDIEKNREKRRRSGRERKGFSAVIEEAEPDEKAEGTVVRVLRSPYYSLKPMTVEEALIQFDVKKREVLMFRRAAGERWAVLFRRKDGHYGLVEPD, encoded by the coding sequence ATGAACGTGAATTTTACGGCTCGCCAGTCGGATCTGACCCCGGACATCAAGGCCTATTGCCAAAAAAGACTGGAGGGCATGAGGCGACTGCGGTTCTCCGTCCTCGAGGTCGATGTCATTCTGACGGTCAGGAAAAACCGCCATATCGCCGAAGTCAACCTGAAAACCAAGGGCGGTTCCATTGTGGTGGAAGAGGAAACCTCCGATATGATGGATTCTCTGAATCTGGCCTTCGACGCCCTGGAAAAAAAGATAAAGAAGGACATCGAGAAGAATCGCGAAAAACGGCGCCGGAGCGGCCGGGAGAGAAAAGGGTTTTCCGCCGTTATTGAAGAGGCGGAGCCGGATGAGAAGGCCGAGGGAACCGTCGTCCGGGTCCTGCGCAGCCCCTATTATTCTCTCAAGCCGATGACCGTGGAAGAGGCCCTGATCCAGTTCGACGTGAAGAAACGGGAAGTGCTGATGTTCCGCCGCGCGGCGGGTGAGAGATGGGCGGTCCTGTTCCGCAGAAAAGACGGCCACTACGGCTTGGTCGAACCGGATTGA
- a CDS encoding PTS sugar transporter subunit IIA, with amino-acid sequence MKIQSLLAEDMVLADLSGRNRNDVLKELVDFLRNKKRISRPRDLFDKLIQRETLGSTAIGEGVAIPHCKMKGLSAPLFILAVSREGVPFESLDGNPSHVFFLVISPPENPGLSLQILAAVAQLVRRTPRLTQKILNAPGVNGILDVIRTEEGS; translated from the coding sequence GTGAAAATCCAGTCCCTGCTCGCCGAAGACATGGTTCTTGCGGATCTCTCCGGGCGCAACCGCAACGACGTTCTGAAAGAGCTTGTCGATTTCCTAAGGAACAAGAAGAGAATCTCCAGACCCCGGGATCTTTTCGACAAACTGATCCAGAGGGAAACCCTCGGCAGCACGGCCATCGGCGAAGGCGTGGCCATCCCTCACTGCAAAATGAAAGGCCTCTCCGCACCTCTGTTCATCCTGGCTGTCTCCCGGGAGGGAGTTCCGTTCGAATCGCTGGACGGAAACCCCTCGCATGTGTTTTTTCTGGTGATCTCTCCACCCGAAAACCCCGGGTTGAGCCTGCAGATCCTCGCCGCCGTCGCTCAGCTCGTCCGCCGGACGCCCCGGCTCACCCAGAAGATCCTGAATGCACCCGGCGTCAACGGCATTCTCGACGTCATCCGTACGGAAGAAGGGTCGTGA
- the rapZ gene encoding RNase adapter RapZ, producing MRSPKKERRFLILTGLSGSGKSAVSRFLEDMGYYCVDNLPAKLIPSLVRLWAGRKAEIEKMALVVDIREPSFLKDFPVVLEDIRRKKRVDPWVLFFEASDETLAKRFSESRRPHPIYRAKSVLEGICLERRRLAGIKSMSDEIVDTTHLSIMQLKNLIAGRILGHKNSILRAVLISFGYKFGIPLDADLVFDTRFLPNPFYIDKLRAKNGQTAPVKKFVMENPETRLLLGAVRDFIEKLLPEFRKEGKSQLTIAFGCTGGKHRSVVVAEEMKKILRTLGLSAGLYHRDIFK from the coding sequence ATGCGTTCACCGAAAAAAGAAAGGCGGTTTCTGATCCTGACCGGGCTTTCGGGATCGGGAAAATCGGCCGTCAGCCGCTTTCTTGAAGACATGGGGTACTACTGCGTGGACAATCTCCCCGCCAAGCTGATTCCGAGCCTGGTCCGGCTGTGGGCCGGGAGAAAAGCCGAAATCGAAAAAATGGCGCTGGTCGTCGATATCCGCGAACCGTCCTTTCTCAAGGATTTCCCCGTCGTTCTCGAAGACATCCGCAGGAAAAAACGTGTCGACCCCTGGGTTCTTTTTTTTGAAGCCTCGGATGAGACTCTGGCCAAGCGATTCAGCGAGAGCCGCCGGCCTCACCCCATTTATCGGGCCAAATCCGTCCTGGAAGGCATCTGCCTGGAAAGAAGACGATTGGCCGGAATCAAGTCGATGTCCGACGAGATCGTGGACACCACGCACCTGTCCATCATGCAGCTCAAGAATCTGATCGCCGGCCGGATTCTGGGCCATAAAAATTCGATCCTGCGGGCCGTTCTCATCAGTTTCGGATATAAATTCGGAATTCCCCTGGATGCCGACCTCGTCTTCGACACCCGGTTTCTTCCCAACCCGTTTTATATCGATAAACTGAGGGCCAAAAACGGGCAAACGGCGCCTGTGAAGAAATTCGTCATGGAAAACCCCGAAACCCGCCTCCTTCTGGGCGCGGTCCGCGACTTCATCGAAAAGCTCCTGCCGGAATTCCGCAAGGAGGGGAAAAGCCAGCTGACCATCGCCTTCGGCTGCACGGGAGGCAAACACCGCTCCGTCGTCGTTGCCGAAGAAATGAAGAAAATCCTGAGAACTCTCGGCCTGTCGGCCGGGCTATATCACCGGGATATTTTTAAATAA
- a CDS encoding HPr family phosphocarrier protein — translation MIEKTVTIKNRLGLHARAAVKFVNLANRFGSNVRIEKDGQSIEGKSILGILTLAATQGSRVRLVVSGRDQEAALQALVDLIDNLFDEKE, via the coding sequence ATGATTGAAAAAACGGTCACCATCAAGAACAGGCTGGGCCTGCACGCCCGGGCGGCGGTCAAGTTCGTCAACCTGGCCAATCGGTTCGGCTCGAATGTCCGGATTGAAAAAGACGGACAATCCATTGAGGGCAAAAGCATCCTCGGCATCCTGACCCTGGCCGCAACCCAGGGCAGCCGGGTGCGGCTCGTTGTCTCCGGGCGCGACCAGGAGGCGGCGCTTCAGGCTCTGGTCGATCTGATCGACAACCTTTTCGACGAGAAAGAATAG